A genomic stretch from Lathyrus oleraceus cultivar Zhongwan6 chromosome 2, CAAS_Psat_ZW6_1.0, whole genome shotgun sequence includes:
- the LOC127120913 gene encoding uncharacterized protein LOC127120913 isoform X3 — protein sequence MRLESGTCNVCSAPCSSCMHLNQAEEFSDENGRSGEAGQSSVNEGNVHSLSSRASENLQHDVSETSNMLSINSSHDSLSENAESRQILMNKYQDTKHSEGHDDNASCISRASDANLVNDSHQRNADRINIPCSSASASHFGVERSGIAPSVEETPSSKDVETDHSSPTIQRQHGQSQNDKSLSDNPSLIHMERDSNSQIPEKISECSIENCNSSLTKESAPIVVSGEKCATNKDKLIDDTSNVSLKVCPKSQADPDNDVCDAKVEDCKCSVHYEHNEKGEELIKSPGKQESQSENESDESDVVEHDVKVCDICGDAGREDLLAICCRCTDGAEHTYCMREMLEKLPEGDWFCEECQDAVEAENKRPDAEEKKIVKTTSMSQVSGKRLSDNIEVAPPAAKRQTLESSKGSPKASSPKKLVPLSRESSFKSSDKLKGKSGLLMPLRNLSGGDDTHPARSSSIGPRGQISKSMLLKSNSSNNLNSKPRVKIVDEIFPPRPKGGSEQTSKNVEPSPRITSRSTLFKSSSLGRSSAIESKVKMLSPKSATTQDLKGSRHLKESGALDRKYLSRNDRHVASSAVSTPKGDQKLTPRGEAIIKPSAVNNRELKINQDGKLNAPSKSMNNISRKSLEPQERTSSSNDEAVQDALPRSRETANQVEKSRESLSNRVRPVVPTALKSPFCQKCEEFGHSIECCTAGTLQESGAELSLTASSISKEEVHKDNKLKAAIQAAALLKRQIYRKKEVSSQIDEISTLGTELNCEVTSQDQVLVSNTLKNSISTEETREQQEVLENSTSDSSKCTSAGDLKKLNSSSTDLCSQLGKSGLVDLNDLKPLLRDLSNKDLAISNVLSKMLAFPEYEYIWQGVFEVHRNEKSPELYTGVQAHLSSSASPKVLEALTKFSSEVSLNEVSRLSTWPSQFHHGGAREDNIALYFFARDVESYERHYRGLLDHMIQNDLALKGVFDGVELLIFPSNQLPESSQRWNMLFFLWGVFRGRRTNHSGSAKKICIPSLNVLPVEENSSTADVMLSEHFLSKGINEKSINSDKVCNALPSFTSIDRSPFTVSRNTDINRQTHLYSQQVSLEKPDGRIDSNTISRVPISCNHLCQSTKSTGSSLEASVLEDERCRESISPEELGTGVSSKMVEAKTDSAISDKTEKTLCWEIPSVSQQERDAAYNISKNELMEKTKYDEDQQRTRRKQKEDCRYIDLEETIENYETCAARNIVKDKASERLNIDEDQQRPKRKQRDGLYIDLEAAVENQGIDAVINITKDKLSEKKEDNEDQQRLKRKAKDRHYIDLEAPLQEDMSSEGVEYHLPNDKEVHHVDLSVVGCPKLLWNEVNEKLEDGEGSRKKLRTSFGGTSGLYSSAGRDSFNDSLTSLGNDLGSCSSVEDKGCEVASNEKIIREDFGTMVRTFFPVDTQNTNGSQLGQNTMSLKGIHVREGVIPNLNLALGEETELPLPHPPPAAPKGMLPPFLVGAVDKKNNRPDSLTEDDVAAASLSLSLSFPSSNKENTQTSSKAELLPDGHSVNPPFLLFGRYTDK from the exons ATGAGGCTTGAATCAGGGACTTGTAATGTGTGTTCAGCTCCCTGTTCATCTTGCATGCATCTTAACCAGGCAGAAGAGTTTTCTGATGAAAACGGGCGCTCAGGGGAGGCTGGTCAGAGTTCTGTGAATGAGGGTAATGTACATTCTCTTAGTAGCAGAGCTTCTGAAAACTTGCAGCATGATGTCAGTGAAACCAGTAATATGCTCAGTATTAATTCAAGTCATGATTCTCTATCTGAAAATGCCGAGAGTAGACAGATCTTGATGAATAAGTATCAGGATACCAAACATTCAGAAGGTCACGATGACAACGCATCTTGTATCAGTAGAGCATCTGATGCCAATTTAGTAAATGATAGCCATCAAAGGAATGCAGACAGAATAAATATACCTTGTAGTTCAGCTTCAGCTAGTCATTTTGGGGTGGAACGGTCTGGAATTGCTCCATCTGTTGAGGAGACTCCGTCTTCTAAAGATGTAGAGACTGACCATAGTTCACCTACGATACAAAGACAGCATGGACAATCTCAAAATGATAAATCTCTTTCAGATAATCCAAGCTTAATTCACATGGAAAGGGACTCGAATTCTCAGATACCAGAAAAAATTTCAGAATGCTCTATAGAGAATTGCAATTCATCATTAACTAAAGAGAGTGCACCCATTGTTGTTTCTGGTGAGAAATGTGCTACAAACAAGGATAAACTTATTGACGACACTTCCAATGTTTCACTAAAAGTATGTCCAAAGTCACAAGCAGATCCTGATAATGATGTTTGTGATGCTAAAGTTGAAGACTGTAAATGTTCAGTCCATTATGAACATAACGAGAAAGGTGAAGAGCTGATTAAATCACCTGGCAAGCAGGAATCTCAATCTGAAAATGAGAGTGACGAATCAGATGTTGTTGAACACGAT GTGAAGGTGTGTGACATCTGTGGAGATGCTGGTCGTGAGGATCTACTTGCCATATGTTGCAGGTGCACTGATGGTGCAGAGCACAC CTACTGCATGCGAGAAATGCTTGAGAAACTCCCTGAAGGGGATTGGTTCTGTGAAGAATGCCAAGACGCAGTGGAAGCTGAAAACAAGAGGCCGG ATGCCgaagaaaaaaaaattgtgaaaactACTTCCATGTCACAAGTTTCTGGCAAAAGACTTTCTGACAACATTGAAGTGGCTCCTCCAGCAGCAAAAAGGCAAACACTTGAATCAAGCAAAGGATCACCAAAGGCGTCAAGCCCCAAGAAATTGGTTCCACTGTCACGAGAATCTTCATTTAAGAGCTCAGATAAATTAAAAGGGAAGTCTGGTCTTCTGATGCCTCTCCGAAACCTCTCTGGTGGTGATGATACACATCCTGCTCGATCTTCTTCCATTGGTCCCCGGGGTCAAATTTCAAAGA GTATGTTGTTGAAGTCTAATTCATCCAATAACTTAAATTCCAAGCCTAGAGTCAAAATTGTTGATGAAATATTTCCACCAAGACCAAAAGGAGGTAGTGAACAAACTTCTAAGAATGTGGAGCCATCTCCTCGGATAACAAGCAGATCGACATTATTCAAATCCTCTAGTTTGGGGCGATCAAGTGCAATTGAATCAAAAGTTAAAATGCTTTCACCCAAGTCTGCAACTACTCAGGACTTGAAAGGCTCTAGACATTTAAAAGAATCAGGTGCATTGGATCGAAAGTATCTGTCTAGGAATGACCGGCATGTGGCTAGTTCTGCCGTTTCCACACCTAAGGGTGATCAGAAGCTTACACCTCGGGGTGAAGCCATTATTAAACCTTCAGCAGTTAATAATCGAGAGTTGAAGATTAACCAGGATGGAAAATTGAATGCGCCATCAAAGTCAATGAACAATATAAGCCGTAAAAGTTTAGAGCCTCAAG AGAGAACATCATCCAGTAATGATGAAGCTGTACAGGATGCACTGCCTCGATCCCGAGAGACAGCAAATCAGGTTGAGAAATCCAGAGAGAGTCTTAGTAACCGTGTAAGACCAGTTGTTCCCACAGCACTAAAAAGTCCATTTTGTCAAAAATGTGAGGAATTTGGCCATTCTATAGAATGCTGCACAGCTGGTACTCTACAAGAATCTGGTGCTGAATTATCTCTCACCGCCTCAAGTATCTCAAAAGAGGAGGTGCATAAAGACAATAAATTGAAAGCTGCAATCCAGGCGGCTGCTTTACTTAAAAGACAAATTTACAGGAAGAAAGAAGTATCCAGTCAAATTGATGAAATTTCTACATTAGGCACAGAGTTGAATTGTGAAGTGACTTCACAAGACCAAGTGTTGGTTTCTAACACACTCAAGAATAGTATATCTACTGAAGAAACTCGTGAACAGCAGGAAGTCCTTGAAAATTCTACATCTGATTCTTCCAAATGTACATCTGCCGGCGATTTGAAGAAACTTAACTCTAGCTCAACTGATCTTTGTTCCCAACTAGGAAAGTCGGGTTTAGTTGATCTTAATGATCTAAAGCCTTTATTGAGAGACCTGTCTAATAAAGATCTGGCAATCTCAAATGTTCTTTCGAAGATGTTGGCCTTTCCTGAATACGAATACATATGGCA GGGTGTCTTTGAAGTGCATAGAAATGAGAAGTCTCCAGAATTATATACTGGAGTTCAGGCACATTTATCCTCTTCTGCATCTCCTAAGGTTCTTGAGGCACTGACCAAGTTTAGTTCCGAAGTTTCTCTCAACGAAGTTTCTCGCTTGAGCACATGGCCGTCACAGTTTCATCATGGTGGTGCTAGAGAAGATAATATTGCTCTTTATTTCTTTGCCAGGGATGTTGAAAG CTATGAGAGACACTACAGGGGACTATTGGATCACATGATTCAAAATGATTTAGCACTTAAAGGAGTTTTTGATGGTGTTGAACTTCTCATATTCCCATCCAATCAGCTTCCGGAAAGTTCACAAC GCTGGAATATGTTGTTTTTCTTATGGGGTGTATTTAGGGGGCGGAGGACCAATCATTCAGGTTCTGCAAAAAAGATCTGTATTCCAAGTTTGAATGTACTGCCAGTTGAGGAAAATTCTTCAACTGCTGATGTGATGTTGTCTGAGCATTTTTTGTCAAAGGGCATcaatgaaaaatcaattaattccGACAAAGTATGCAATGCACTTCCTTCGTTCACTTCCATAGATCGATCTCCTTTTACTGTGAGTAGGAATACTGATATCAATCGCCAGACACATTTGTATTCACAACAAGTAAGCTTAGAGAAGCCAGATGGTAGAATCGATAGCAACACTATATCAAGGGTTCCAATAAGCTGTAACCATTTATGTCAATCAACGAAATCCACTGGTTCATCCCTG GAAGCTAGTGTACTAGAGGATGAGCGGTGCAGAGAGTCTATATCTCCTGAAGAATTGGGAACAGGTGTAAGTAGCAAGATGGTGGAAGCAAAAACTGATTCTGCTATTTCTGACAAGACAGAGAAAACCCTCTGTTGGGAAATTCCTTCTGTTAGCCAACAAGAAAGAGATGCTGCCTACAATATTAGTAAGAATGAACTTATGGAGAAAACGAAATATGATGAAGATCAGCAAAGGACCAGGAGGAAACAGAAAGAAGATTGTCGCTATATTGATTTGGAGGAAACTATCGAGAATTACGAAACATGTGCTGCAAGAAATATTGTTAAGGATAAAGCTTCTGAAAGATTGAACATTGATGAAGATCAGCAAAGGCCTAAGAGGAAACAGAGAGATGGTCTTTACATTGACTTGGAGGCAGCTGTTGAAAATCAAGGAATAGATGCTGTAATCAATATAACTAAGGATAAACTTTCAGAGAAGAAGGAAGATAATGAAGATCAGCAACGGCTTAAGAGGAAAGCAAAAGATCGTCACTATATTGACTTGGAGGCTCCTCTACAGGAAGACATGTCTTCAGAAGGGGTCGAGTACCATCTACCCAATGATAAAGAAGTTCATCATGTTGATCTATCAGTAGTTGGCTGTCCAAAATTGCTTTGGAATGAGGTAAATGAGAAATTAGAAGATGGAGAAGGTTCCAGAAAGAAGTTAAGGACAAGTTTTGGCGGGACGTCTGGACTTTATAGTTCTGCAGGAAGAGACTCATTTAATGACAGTTTGACATCTCTTGGAAATGATCTTGGTTCTTGTTCTTCAGTCGAGGACAAAGGATGCGAAGTAGCTTCCAATGAAAAAATAATCCGTGAGGACTTTGGAACGATGGTAAGAACCTTCTTTCCCGTTGATACACAGAATACCAATGGCTCACAATTGGGACAGAATACCATGTCATTGAAAGGGATTCATGTCCGTGAGGGTGTGATTCCAAATCTAAATCTTGCTTTAGGGGAAGAAACAGAACTGCCATTGCCCCATCCTCCTCCTGCTGCCCCTAAGGGTATGCTGCCGCCTTTTCTAGTTGGGGCTGTAGACAAGAAAAATAACCGTCCAGATAGTTTGACAGAGGACGACGTTGCTGCTGCTTCACTTTCCCTCTCTCTATCGTTTCCATCTTCAAACAAGGAAAACACACAAACTTCTTCAAAAGCAGAGCTTTTACCTGATGGTCACAGTGTGAATCCCCCTTTTCTCCTTTTTGGGAGATACACTGACAAATAA